The Candidatus Zixiibacteriota bacterium genome includes a region encoding these proteins:
- a CDS encoding SEC-C domain-containing protein, with translation MIGRCKLCGKKGEIRESHIIPKFVYKWMKETGSGYIRTAINPNMRYQDGTKKYLLCQDCESLFNNAETYFSKTIFYPYLNEGRQKFSYDKRLMYFLVSVLWRILVNDLPGCKKENYLFLNQLIKAEDEWRKFLLGQGDLIVFSEIHLFLTELLINNKQPVVNLNRYLVRTIDATEVSNQECCELYAKFSRFVIFGFVTPYDKSKWINTRIVNGNGVLVTSQELRDESIVAFLIDRARVAFEPLQQISKKQQEVINECFIKNAPKILKSDFGKALDADLSTEIDPHIFWEKVGRNEKCPCGSGKKYKYCHGR, from the coding sequence ATGATTGGAAGATGCAAATTATGCGGTAAAAAAGGTGAAATAAGAGAAAGTCACATCATTCCAAAATTTGTTTATAAGTGGATGAAAGAAACTGGTAGCGGCTATATAAGAACAGCTATTAATCCTAACATGCGGTATCAGGATGGAACTAAGAAATATTTACTTTGCCAGGATTGTGAGAGTTTATTTAACAATGCCGAGACCTATTTCTCAAAAACTATATTTTATCCCTATCTGAATGAAGGAAGGCAGAAATTTAGCTATGACAAGAGGTTGATGTATTTTTTAGTTTCAGTTCTTTGGAGGATTTTGGTTAATGATCTACCTGGTTGTAAAAAGGAGAATTACCTATTTTTAAATCAATTAATAAAAGCAGAAGATGAATGGAGGAAATTTCTACTAGGACAAGGAGACCTTATTGTATTTTCAGAAATTCACTTATTTCTAACGGAATTGCTCATAAATAATAAGCAGCCAGTTGTTAATTTAAACCGATATCTGGTAAGGACTATTGATGCCACTGAAGTTTCGAATCAAGAATGTTGTGAATTATATGCAAAATTTTCCCGGTTTGTCATTTTTGGATTTGTAACTCCTTATGATAAAAGCAAGTGGATCAATACTAGAATTGTAAATGGTAATGGTGTTTTGGTAACTTCTCAAGAACTTCGTGACGAATCTATTGTTGCATTTTTAATTGATAGAGCAAGGGTTGCTTTCGAACCATTGCAACAAATAAGTAAAAAACAACAAGAAGTAATTAACGAATGTTTTATCAAAAATGCACCAAAAATATTGAAGTCTGATTTTGGAAAAGCTTTGGATGCTGATTTGTCTACTGAAATAGATCCTCATATTTTTTGGGAAAAGGTGGGAAGAAATGAGAAGTGCCCTTGTGGTAGTGGAAAAAAGTATAAATATTGTCATGGCAGATAA
- a CDS encoding zinc ribbon domain-containing protein encodes MPTYEYKCRKCSFTFERFQKMTDEPVKTCPKCGGEVEKLISAGGGVIFKGSGFYSTDYRSESYKKKEREESGSSIKEDKKEKSSSKTETKSK; translated from the coding sequence ATGCCTACTTACGAATACAAATGTAGAAAATGCTCTTTCACTTTTGAAAGATTTCAGAAGATGACCGATGAGCCGGTAAAAACCTGTCCCAAATGCGGAGGAGAGGTGGAGAAGCTGATCTCCGCAGGAGGCGGGGTTATCTTCAAGGGTAGCGGATTTTATTCAACTGATTACCGGAGCGAATCATATAAAAAGAAAGAAAGGGAAGAAAGCGGTAGTTCGATCAAAGAAGATAAAAAGGAGAAAAGCAGCAGCAAAACAGAAACTAAATCTAAATGA
- a CDS encoding DNA-directed RNA polymerase subunit omega: MDQSSEDDFRKFTANRFEAVIVAAKHARRKNQILNDEEALAQSGEEANKPRMEMIISSALQEVVQGKVKFERPKNTEKKFAK, encoded by the coding sequence ATGGATCAGAGTTCCGAAGATGATTTCAGGAAGTTCACAGCTAACCGTTTTGAGGCTGTCATCGTGGCGGCAAAGCACGCCAGGAGAAAAAATCAGATTTTGAACGATGAGGAAGCGTTAGCCCAAAGTGGGGAGGAAGCAAATAAACCCAGGATGGAAATGATTATCTCCTCAGCTTTGCAAGAAGTGGTGCAGGGAAAGGTCAAGTTTGAGCGGCCTAAGAATACGGAGAAAAAATTTGCCAAATGA